From the Streptococcus sp. 29887 genome, one window contains:
- a CDS encoding extracellular solute-binding protein, protein MKNFKKLCMFASVTTLLTACGTTTSNESTTGSSTEEIDYSQEIVIYSNSTTDGRGEWLKEQASEKGFNISYVDISGGELADRLIAEKNNSIADMVFGLNNLEFNRIKDEGLLVKYSPEWIGEVDSSLGDSDGYYHPLVVQPLVLIGNSKVDMPSDWTDLTKDSYKGTYGISALSTGTSKNIFASIVSRYADENGDLGISDEGWEVAKKYIQNAHTYAQGEDYISALIDDSNPLNYSMMWGSGVLQNEAERGYKFQIMSPKVGVPYVTEQIGILSTSKKEALVKEFINWFGSADVQKAWSDEFGSIPANKTALEGAKAEIKEFASSVKPQELDWEFIGENINSWVEKAELEFVE, encoded by the coding sequence ATGAAAAACTTTAAAAAACTTTGCATGTTTGCTAGTGTTACTACATTGTTAACAGCTTGCGGTACTACAACATCTAACGAATCAACAACAGGTAGTTCGACCGAGGAAATTGATTATTCACAAGAGATTGTTATTTATTCAAATTCTACAACTGATGGACGTGGTGAATGGCTTAAGGAACAGGCCTCTGAGAAAGGTTTTAATATTTCATATGTTGATATTTCTGGAGGTGAGCTAGCCGATCGGTTAATCGCAGAAAAAAATAACTCTATTGCAGATATGGTGTTTGGTTTGAACAATTTAGAGTTTAATAGAATCAAAGATGAGGGCTTGTTAGTAAAATATAGTCCTGAATGGATTGGAGAGGTAGATTCAAGTCTTGGAGATTCTGACGGCTATTATCATCCCCTTGTTGTTCAGCCGTTAGTACTTATAGGTAATTCAAAAGTAGATATGCCAAGTGATTGGACTGATTTAACTAAAGATAGCTATAAAGGAACATATGGAATTTCTGCTTTGAGTACTGGTACATCTAAAAATATTTTTGCAAGTATTGTAAGTCGCTATGCTGATGAAAATGGTGATCTAGGAATTTCTGATGAAGGTTGGGAAGTAGCTAAGAAATATATTCAAAATGCACACACCTACGCACAAGGTGAAGATTATATCTCTGCTTTAATTGATGATAGCAACCCATTGAACTACAGCATGATGTGGGGTTCAGGTGTTCTTCAGAACGAAGCTGAACGTGGCTATAAATTCCAAATTATGAGTCCAAAAGTAGGAGTGCCTTATGTTACAGAACAAATTGGTATACTATCAACAAGTAAGAAAGAAGCTCTAGTTAAAGAGTTTATCAATTGGTTTGGTAGTGCCGATGTACAAAAAGCTTGGAGTGATGAGTTTGGTTCAATTCCTGCTAACAAAACAGCCCTTGAAGGTGCTAAAGCTGAAATTAAAGAATTCGCAAGCAGCGTAAAACCTCAAGAATTGGATTGGGAGTTCATTGGTGAGAACATTAACTCTTGGGTTGAAAAAGCTGAGCTTGAATTCGTAGAATAG
- a CDS encoding ABC transporter permease, which translates to MLKDIKWKDWLLRIGVLWLLVAFIIYPNIGLLTNVFFKDGEFSLRALDKIMSSERALNSIANSFKLAISMVVTVNLVGTLVVLLTEYWDIKGAKVLKLGYMSSLIYGGIVLATGYKFVYGSNGLITKLLLSVFPSMNADWFHGFGAVLFIMTFACTSNHIMFLTNAVRSVDYHTIEASRNMGAKPMTVFFKVVLPTFKPTLFALTILTFLTGLSAVSAPLIVGGKEFQTINPMIISFAKSNGSRDLAAFLAIMLGLATILLLTLLNKVEKGGNYVSVSKTKAGLKKQVITSPVWNVIAHIVAYMLFLIYMLPITLVVLYSFTDALTIKTGNLSLSSFTLTNYKELFSNAEFFKPYLVSLLYAALAAFVATVIAIVISRIVHKNTYKFDKFFEYGALIPWILPSTLIALGLMFTFNEPRLIVFNQVLIGTLGMMLIAYIIQKLPFSYRMIRAVFFSIDSDMEEAARSMGASSFYTMVKVIIPFIMPVVLSVMVLNFNSLLSDYDLSVFLYHPLFRPLGVVIKSATDETATVNAIAMMFVYSVILMVMSASALYLSHRFRTQKGSKR; encoded by the coding sequence ATGCTCAAAGATATAAAATGGAAAGACTGGTTACTACGGATAGGTGTTCTGTGGTTGCTGGTAGCCTTCATCATTTATCCAAATATCGGACTTCTGACAAATGTCTTTTTCAAAGATGGTGAGTTCTCCTTACGAGCTTTAGATAAGATAATGAGTTCGGAACGTGCCCTTAACAGTATTGCAAACAGTTTTAAATTAGCCATTTCTATGGTAGTAACTGTTAACCTAGTTGGTACTCTTGTCGTACTCTTGACTGAGTATTGGGATATTAAAGGAGCCAAAGTTCTCAAACTTGGGTATATGTCTTCGTTGATATACGGCGGTATCGTTCTCGCCACTGGCTATAAATTTGTTTATGGTAGTAATGGACTGATTACTAAGTTATTGCTGTCAGTTTTTCCTAGTATGAATGCAGATTGGTTTCATGGTTTCGGAGCGGTTTTGTTTATCATGACTTTCGCTTGTACATCAAACCATATCATGTTTTTGACGAATGCTGTACGTAGTGTTGATTATCACACGATTGAAGCTTCTCGAAACATGGGTGCGAAACCAATGACTGTATTCTTCAAAGTGGTACTGCCGACATTTAAACCTACATTGTTCGCCTTAACCATTTTGACTTTCTTAACTGGTTTGTCAGCAGTTTCTGCCCCACTCATTGTGGGTGGAAAGGAGTTTCAAACCATTAACCCGATGATTATTAGTTTTGCAAAGTCCAATGGGTCAAGGGATCTTGCAGCCTTCTTAGCCATCATGTTGGGCTTGGCAACAATCTTACTGTTAACCTTGCTTAACAAGGTAGAAAAAGGTGGTAACTATGTTTCTGTTTCAAAAACAAAAGCTGGTCTGAAAAAACAAGTTATCACATCACCAGTTTGGAATGTCATTGCCCATATTGTTGCCTACATGCTATTTTTGATTTACATGTTGCCTATTACCCTGGTTGTCCTATATTCATTCACAGATGCATTGACAATTAAAACTGGTAACTTGAGCTTATCTAGCTTCACTTTAACTAATTATAAAGAGCTTTTCTCAAACGCTGAGTTCTTTAAACCTTATCTTGTAAGTTTGCTTTATGCAGCATTAGCTGCATTTGTAGCTACTGTTATTGCAATTGTTATTTCAAGAATTGTTCATAAGAACACATATAAGTTCGATAAATTCTTTGAGTACGGCGCTTTGATCCCATGGATTTTACCGAGTACCCTAATTGCCCTCGGTCTGATGTTTACCTTTAACGAGCCTCGTTTGATTGTATTTAATCAGGTTCTCATTGGTACCTTAGGTATGATGCTCATTGCTTACATTATCCAAAAACTTCCGTTTTCATATCGGATGATTCGAGCAGTATTCTTTAGTATTGACAGTGATATGGAAGAAGCCGCCCGCAGTATGGGAGCATCTAGTTTCTACACTATGGTAAAGGTAATCATTCCGTTTATTATGCCAGTCGTGCTGTCTGTAATGGTACTAAACTTTAACTCACTATTATCGGACTATGATTTATCGGTCTTCCTCTACCATCCTCTCTTTAGACCACTTGGTGTTGTCATTAAATCAGCAACAGATGAGACAGCTACCGTCAATGCTATCGCTATGATGTTTGTTTATTCAGTAATCTTGATGGTCATGTCGGCTTCTGCCTTGTATCTAAGTCATCGTTTCAGAACTCAAAAGGGGTCTAAACGGTAA
- a CDS encoding ABC transporter ATP-binding protein, whose product MITFNDIQIKYADFIAIDNLNLEIKEGEFFTFLGPSGCGKSTTLRTLVGFINPSKGTIHVNGKDITNLEPEKREIGIVFQSYALFPTMTVYDNIAFGLKVKKISPEIIKAKVHEVAKKIKISDEQLKRNISELSGGQQQRVALARALVLEPKILCLDEPLSNLDAKLRVDLRLELKRLQKELGITTLYVTHDQEEALTLSDRIAVFNNGFIEQVGTPYEIYNQSKTEFVCDFIGDINHLSEHTLAILANGLPIFEPTSGHVRLERVKLERQSESDLSIQGKIIDLEFNGVFIKYTVVLDNGQQVNIIEKNDGHSSHVIDDVVTLFINPKDIMQYGGK is encoded by the coding sequence ATGATTACCTTTAACGATATACAAATCAAATATGCAGATTTTATTGCGATTGACAATTTGAATTTAGAAATCAAGGAAGGGGAGTTCTTTACATTTCTCGGACCAAGTGGTTGTGGTAAATCAACAACCTTGCGAACCTTAGTGGGGTTCATCAACCCCTCTAAGGGTACCATTCATGTTAATGGTAAGGATATCACGAATTTAGAACCAGAAAAACGTGAGATTGGTATTGTTTTCCAAAGTTATGCCTTGTTCCCTACAATGACAGTATATGATAATATTGCATTTGGTCTGAAAGTTAAGAAGATTTCTCCTGAGATCATAAAAGCCAAGGTTCATGAGGTTGCTAAGAAAATCAAAATTTCTGATGAGCAACTTAAGCGTAATATTTCAGAACTCTCAGGTGGACAGCAACAACGTGTCGCATTAGCAAGGGCTTTGGTCTTAGAACCTAAGATTTTATGTTTGGACGAACCTCTGTCAAACTTGGATGCCAAATTGCGTGTTGATTTGCGTTTGGAGTTGAAGCGACTTCAGAAGGAGTTAGGCATCACAACCCTCTATGTCACTCACGACCAGGAAGAAGCCTTAACATTATCTGATCGTATTGCTGTCTTTAATAATGGCTTTATTGAGCAAGTTGGTACTCCGTATGAAATTTACAATCAGTCTAAGACAGAATTTGTATGTGATTTCATTGGCGATATCAACCATTTGTCAGAACATACATTAGCTATACTTGCTAATGGGTTACCAATTTTTGAACCAACAAGTGGCCATGTTCGTTTAGAACGGGTTAAATTGGAAAGACAATCAGAAAGTGATTTGTCTATACAAGGGAAGATTATTGATTTGGAATTTAATGGTGTGTTCATTAAATATACTGTTGTATTGGATAATGGACAACAAGTTAATATCATTGAAAAAAATGATGGGCATTCAAGCCATGTTATTGATGATGTCGTGACTCTATTTATCAATCCAAAAGACATTATGCAATACGGAGGAAAGTAG